Below is a genomic region from Methylobacterium sp. FF17.
CGCGCGTCTGTTCGACACCCTGCTCGGGCGGGACCGCGCCGGCGAGGCGCGCCTGCGCGAGCGGGCCCGCGAACTCCTCGACTGGGTCGGGCTCTCCGGCCGGGCCCAGGACAAGGCGGGATCGCTGGCCTATGGCGAGCAGCGCCTCGTCGGGGTCGCCCTCGCGCTCGCGACCGAGCCCGCCATGCTCCTCCTCGACGAGCCGGTCTCCGGCATGAACGCCTCCGAGACCCAGGTCTTCGTGCGCCTGATCCGCTCGATCCGCGATCGGGGCGTCACCGTCCTGCTGGTCGAGCACGACATGCCGATGGTGATGGAGGTCTCCGACCGCATCGTGGTGCTCAATTACGGCCGCCTCATCGCCGAGGCGCCGCCGGCGGCGATCCGGGCCGATCCGGCGGTGATCGAAGCCTATCTCGGCCAGGGCAGCGCCGCCCGCGAAGCCGCACGGGCGGCCAGGGAGACGATCGATGCTTGAGATCCGCGATCTCGTCTGCGGCTACGGCACGGTGACGGCGCTCAAAGGGCTCTCGCTCAGGGTCGACGAGGGGCAACTCGTGGCCCTGGTGGGAGCCAACGGCGCCGGCAAGTCGACGACGCTGCGGGCCGTCTCGGGGCTCATTCCGGCGCGCTCGGGCAGCATCCACTTCGCCGGCCGGGACATCACCGGGACCGACCCGCGCAAGGTGCTGGCCGAGGGCATCGCCCATTGCCCGGAGGGGCGGCGGGTGTTCCCGCAGATGAGCGTCGCCGAGAACCTCGCCATGGGCGCCTATCTGCGTCGCGATCCGGCGGGTGTGTCCGCCGACCTCGCACGCATCTACGGCGAGTTCCCGCGCCTCGCCGAGCGCCGGCACCAGGCCGCCGGCACGCTCTCGGGCGGCGAGCAGCAGATGCTGGCGATCGGGCGCGCGCTGATGTCTCGCCCCAAACTCGTCCTGTTCGACGAGCCTTCGCTCGGCCTCGCCCCGAACATCGTCGAGCGCATGTTCGCCGTCATCCGGTCGATCTGCGACACCGGCACCACGGTCCTCCTCGTGGAGCAGAACGCGTTCGCCGCCCTCGAACTCTGCGACTACGCCTACCTGCTCGAGACCGGCCGCATCGTCCTCGCGGGCCGGGGCTCGACACTGATCGCGGATCCGCATGTGCGCCAAGCCTATCTCGGCGGCTGAGGCCGGGACCTGGGTCCCGGCCTGTCGGATCGAGGCGCTGGCCGGACGCACGATCGTCCCGGTCCGCGTGGCCGGACGGCACCTCCTTCTCGTCCAGGACGGCGGTGTCCTCTTCGCGACCGAACGCGCGTGCCCGCACGAGGGAGCGGATCTCGCCCTCGGCCATTGCGCCAGGGGGCGGCTGTTCTGCCCACGCCATCAGGCGTGGTTCACCCTGCAGGATGGAACGGTCTCCCCGGGATGGGATTTCCGTCGCCTCCGCACCTTCGCGACCCGATGTGTCGGTACCCGTGTCGATGTCTTGATGGACGGACTCGGCCCACCGCTGGGGGAGGGGCCTTCCTAGGGGATCGCTTCACGCCGTTCGGAGGCGACGAGGCCGTCATGGACCTGTGACGGGCGAACTCCGGAAGACGGGCTGTCCGCTTCGTGCAGAGCCGACCCGTCCGGCGTATCCGACGCCTCCGCCTCCGCCTCGGCCACGTGCTTCCGCCATCTCCTCACAGGCGACGCGCGTTCTCCCGGGACGCTCGCCGATCTCCCCACCGTTGCCTTCGCCTGCCTCATGCTCAGACGGGCCGGGCAACTGACCGATGCTTCATCACCGCTTCCAGGACCTACGCCGCCGCCAAAAGGAAAGGGGCTCTGCAGCCCCTTTCCCAACCGTCGAGACGCGGCGCGCAACCGACGCTTATGCGGCCCGGAACCGGGACAGGAACGCCTCGACTTCGGCGCTGAGTTCCGATGAGCCATCCGCGAGTTCGCCGGCCGCGGACAGGACCATCGCGGCGGCGGATCCGGTCTGTGTCGCCGCTTCGCGGACACCCGCGATGTTCTGCGAGACGCCTTGAGTCCCGCGTGCCGCCTGCGTCACCGTCCGCGCAATCTCCTGCGTGGCGGCCTGCTGCTCTTCGGCGGCGGCCGAGACCGTGGTGGAGATCTGGTGAACCTCCTCGATCGTCGTGCTGATGCTGCGGATCGCATGAACGGCCAGATCGGTTGCCGATCGGATCTGCGTGATCTGAGAGGTGATCTCTTCCGTCGCACGAGCCGTCTGGTTTGCGAGTTCCTTGACCTCCGCGGCCACGACGGCAAAGCCGCGTCCCGCCTCGCCGGCGCGCGCCGCCTCGATGGTTGCGTTGAGGGCCAGCAGGTTTGTCTGACCCGCGATGCCGCTGATCATCCCGGCGACGTCGCCGATCTTCTGGGCGCTGCGCGCGAGCGCCTGGACCGTTTCATCCGTCTGCCTGGCGGCATCCAGTGCCCTGGCGGCGATGCTCGACGAATGCGCGATCCGGGTGCCGATCTCATTGGCCGACGCGGCCAGTTCCTCGGTCGCCGTTGCGACAGCCTGCACGCTCGATGAGGTCTCGTCGGCGGAGGCCGCCACCACGTCCGACTGCCGGTTCGTCTGTTCGGCCGTCGCGGACATGGAACCCGCCGTGGCTTCCAATTTGGTCGCCGATGTCGCCAGCGCCTGAACCAGACCGCCGACCTTGGTCTCGAAGGCCTGGATCAGAGCGAAGGCATGCTCGGACTTATGCGCGGCCGCCGATGCTTCGCTCGCCTTCTGCTCCTCCCTGTGGCCGCGCTCGATGAGGGCGGCCTTGAAGACCTGAACCGCGCCGGCGATCGCCCCGATCTCGTCCTTCCGGTCAGTGCACGGGATGATGACATCCGTATCGCCCGCGCTCAGGCGTTCGACGGCCTGCGTCATGCTGGAGAGGGGCTGGACCACGCGTCGGATGACGACTGCGATTGCCCCCAATGCGGCGAGCAGGCCCAGGACGAAGAAACTGAGATGAAGCGCCAGGCTCGAGAAGGCGTTTTGGCGCAAGCTCTCGGTGTGCATTTCACTGGCCTGCCCGGCGCCGTACATGACCTGCAGAAGCGATCCGATCTGCGGTGTCGTCGTGTCGACCCACTGGGGCGCCGTCATCGGGTACTTGCCGCCTTCATCGCTGATCTTGCGCATCTGATCGGCGAGGGTCCGGAAGCCCGTGAAGTAGCCCGCCTTCGCTCCGACCATCGCCTGCTTGATCGCAGGGTGAGTCGCTGCGCCGGCACTAAGGTTCTCGAGTTGCTGCCAGAGGAGATCGACCCGTGTGCGGCTGGCCGCATTTTCGGCGATCCGATCGGCGGGAATCGCTGTTCCGGCTGAAATCGCGGAGGCGATGACCGACCGTTCGGAACCCGAAATGTCGCGCATCCGCCAGCCGAGTTCCTTGAGTACCGCCAGCCGGGCGAGGTCCGGATCGCCTGCCGATGCGTTGTGGAGCGCGGCAAACCACACCTTCAGGGACGCGTTCACCGAAGCGGTGATCGTTGCGATGAACGTCTTCCGGAGCACCTCGTCCCGCCGATCCCGAGGCAGCTTGAGTGCCGCATCGGCCTGCCGACGCGCTTGGTTGGCGGTGTCGAGTGCGGTTCTCAGGTTCTGGAGCAGCACGGTTTTATTGGGAAAATCGAGGCCTTCGAGCGTGGCGAGCCCGGCATCGAAGTTCTGGCTGGCCGCAGCACGGTGACGCGCCACCTCGCTGAGAACCTCGGGCCCTGCAGGCTCCGGCGCCTGGAGCCCGTTGTTCGTATCGAGGCGCTCCAGGAGTACTTCGTACAGGCCGGCTACGAATTTGTTCGCGCCGGTATCGAATTCCTGCGCAGCATTCGATATCTGAACGTCGTTCCAGGACTCCAGACTTCGCTGTCCATTCGATAGTAGGAGAAAAGCAGACAGGCCGAGTGTCGGCGCGATCAAAGCAGCCTTGATCGATCGGCTCATCTTAATCTTTCGCGCCTGGTCGGACATGTCTTGGCCTACTATAATGAGATCGCGACGTGATCTGCAGAGCAAATTTTGCTCTACAGCACTGGTAGAGATAATCGTCTTGTCGTTCGCAGCAGGGTTGAGGCGTGTAGACTTACGGCAAAAAGATTAATCACCAGTTTGGGCGGGTGATATTTGTAAAGTAACGTCAGAAAAGTCTTACTTGCCGCATGTTCTGAGTAGATGTGTAGGTTCGGCGCAAGGTTTCACGGTTCAGGCGGTGTCCGCCCCGGTTGAATCGGATGCGCCTTCGCTTGACGCGCAGTTGTAATTCGATGCTTGGTTTATCGCAGGTAGAAAACCGGATGCCCTCAACCCGGTCTGCCGGTCTGCGTGAGCCCCTCGTGAGGGCGGTCAGGACCCAGGCCGAGACGCAGCCACGCACCGGCGCGCGCCGCGTCCGGCCGGTCTCCGTCGACGCCGCCGCGCGGGCGCTCCTGCGCACGGGGGCCGTGGCCCCCCGCATCGCCGAGACCCTCCAGGCCGCCGCCGTGCCGCCCCCGCACGCGCTCGGACAGCTCGCCGCCTACTTCGCCGATCCCGCCGGCCTTTGCCGGGCGGCGACGGGCGACTTCCTCGACGCGGTCCGGGCCCACGACGCGGCCTTCCGCGCCCATCTGGAGGCGACGGTGGCGGAGATCGGCACCGAGGCGCGGACGCTGCGCGAGAGCACCCGCCCCGGTGCCATCGCCCTCATGGCGATCGGCGGCGTTTTCGCCGGGGGCGCCCTCCTGTGGCTCGCCGCGGGCCTGCCCGGACTTTCCGCCAACGAGGCCCGGCTCGTGGTGGCGGTGGCGCTGGCCTGCGGGGCCGTCCTGGCGGGCCTCGGCGGCTATCGGCTGTGGCGGGGCGAGCGCACGACGATGATCCTCAGCCCCGAGGCCCTGGCGGTGCCCGGCCTCGACAGGCCGATCCCCTGGACCAGCATCGCCGACCTCGACATGACGACGCGGCAGAACGGCGTCGTCACCCGCCTGCTGCTGCCGCCGGAGGCGCCGTTCCCGCAAGCGGTGCCGGGCGGCCGCAAGGTGAAGCTCGACGCAGGCCGCGGCATCGTCACCATCACGGCCGGCCTGCCGTACAGGATGTCGGTGCAGGACTTCGCCGACCTCATCGGCCGCTACCGCCACGCGGCGGAGGCGCGCCGGGTCTTGGCCAAGTCGGTTGCGTTGGCCGAAACGGTTGCGTTGGCCGAGACGGCTACGGCGGCCTCTCCATCCTCCTCGACCCCCCGTGATCCCGTGAGGTCCTGACCATGACCACCTCCGTGAACCGCGCCGAGCCGTTACGCCTGCCCCCGCCCCGCCAGGGCTGGGGGAACACGCTCTGGACGCTGTTCGGCCTCGCGGCGCTCGCGGCCCTCCTCGTCGCCTGCGCCGTCTACACGGCCCCGCCGGTGATCTCGGATTGGCAGATCCGCGACACGGCCCGTCCCGCCGCCGGCGCGCGGGTGAGCGACGGCAAATGCACCGCCAAGATCGTGCTCCACCTCTGCGACGTGACCCTCACCCTGCCCACCCCCACGGGCTCCGTGGTGCGCCGGGTGAACACCGTGTTCACCGGCATGCATGTCGGCGATTACGCCATCCGGGTGATGGCCGATCCGGGCCGGCCCGACCTCGTCACCACCGATCTCGCCCTCGACCGGCTCTGGAACCGCACCCTCACCCTGCTGGTCATCGCCGGGGCGCTGGCCGCCATCATCGTCGCGGCCCTCGTCGCGATGGTGCGGAACCGGCGGGCCGGCTCGGGGGCCATGGGCTGATCCGGTCGCGAGGGTTCGTTTCGGGCGCTGTCACCCACGCGTGATGAAAACCGGTTCGGGGCGAGGCGGCGATCGCCCTCCGCCCCGGAGCCGGCTGAAGGCGGTCGGCGGCCCGGCTCCGACGCGGGCCCCGACCTCGTCCGGTTCGATCCGGTCGCGGTGCTTGAGCGGCGGGACGGCTCGGTGCGCGTGCGCTATCAGGGCGGGACTGCTGCGGCGGCAGGCTGGCGGCCGACCTCGCCGGGGTCAGGCTCCGAACAGGAACTCGCGCCAATCAGACCACGACGACAGGATTTGGACCCCAGGAATCCCCATGCGCCGATCGCTTCCCTACATGGCCCTCCTGCTGAGCGTCGCGGGCGTCCCCGCCCTCGCCCAGGCGCCCGCCGCGCCGCCGCGCCGCCGCGCCCCGTGACGGTCTGGGTGCCCGTCGAGGAAGCGATGAGCGCGCTCCTCAACGGCGGCCACCGCATCGTCTCGGCTTCGGGTCCGAGCTTCATCCTGGAGCGGGGCGGCAAGTACGTGGCCTGCGAGGTGAGGCCGGCGGGCGGGATGCGTGGAACCCCCGAGACCACCTCGACCTGCCACCGCCTGAACTGAGACGGGCATGCTCGCGGCGGACCTGGACACGTCCCTCCACGCGCGGTTCGACGCCTTGTGGGCGCGAACCGTCGGCACGCCCGGCGCGGCGGCATGGCCAGCCCTCGACGCAGGCTACGGCGCGCCGGAGCGCCACTATCACGGCTGGCCCCATGTCGCGGCGCTGCTGGCGGGGCACGACGCCGTACGCGAAGAGCCCGACTTCGCCGGCCTCGACGCCGACGCCATCGACCTCGCCATCGTCTTCCACGACGCCGTCTACGACACCGCCCGCGCCGACAACGAGGCCCGCAGCGCCGACCTGCTCCGCGCCCAGGCGGGGCCGGCCGCCGCCGAGGCGCGCATCTGCGCGGCGGCGGCGATGATCCGGGCGACGGCCGCGCACGGCCCGAGCGCGGACCCGGCGACCCGCCTCCTCCTCGACCTCGATCTCGCCGTGCTCGGCGCACCGCCCGCCGCCTACGCGGCCTACGCGGCGGCGATCCGGCGGGAATACGCCGCTGTTCCCGAAGCGGCGTGGCGGGTCGGGCGCGCCGGGATCCTCGACCGCTTCCTCGCCCGCTCGCGCCTCTACCAGACCGATCTCTTCCACGACCGCCTGGAAGCCGCCGCCCGGACCAACCTCGCGGCCGAGGTGGACGCGCTCCGCGCCGGGCCCACCTGATGGGCCCGAGACCCCGCCGGCATCCCGCGCGCTTCGTCCTCCTCCTCGGCCTTCCCCTCGTGCTCGCGGCCTTCGCGGCGGACCTCCGGTTCGGCACTACGCGTTATCGTCTCGCCGGGACCGACTACGCCGTGCCCCACGCCTATGAGTTCTCCCGCAACGTCCACCTGCCCTGGCTCGACGGGGTACCCGGGCTTGGCCGGGAGCCGGAGGAATCGCTCTGGCTGATTCTGGCCGCCGCCGAGGTGGCGGAGGGCCTGTCCGGGTACAGCCGCCTCAGCCACGGCCATGCCGGCCCGTTCGCCGCCGACCTCGTGGTCCACGTCGTCGGCGACCCGGATAGGCGCTACTTCGCCCCCCTCTACGCCCGGCAATGGGGCAATTTCGATGCGCGGCTGGCCGAGGGCGCTCCGTGGCGGCCCGACCCTTCGGGCGGCGAGCGCCTCGTCCATTCCGAGGGGATCGATCACCGGCGCTTCTACCGTTTCCCGTCCCGGCATGCGTCGCGACCGGCCGATCAGACCCCACCCAGTTGCCTCGCCTCGGACGACCGGG
It encodes:
- a CDS encoding ABC transporter ATP-binding protein → MSEPAPILSVDHVGVRFGGLVAIADLHFDVHPGEIVSLIGPNGAGKTTAFNVMTGFLKPSQGQVRFRGTSLQGLAPHEIVRLGLSRTFQRTSVFPDDTVFDNVMIGLHRRGRARLFDTLLGRDRAGEARLRERARELLDWVGLSGRAQDKAGSLAYGEQRLVGVALALATEPAMLLLDEPVSGMNASETQVFVRLIRSIRDRGVTVLLVEHDMPMVMEVSDRIVVLNYGRLIAEAPPAAIRADPAVIEAYLGQGSAAREAARAARETIDA
- a CDS encoding ABC transporter ATP-binding protein, translated to MLEIRDLVCGYGTVTALKGLSLRVDEGQLVALVGANGAGKSTTLRAVSGLIPARSGSIHFAGRDITGTDPRKVLAEGIAHCPEGRRVFPQMSVAENLAMGAYLRRDPAGVSADLARIYGEFPRLAERRHQAAGTLSGGEQQMLAIGRALMSRPKLVLFDEPSLGLAPNIVERMFAVIRSICDTGTTVLLVEQNAFAALELCDYAYLLETGRIVLAGRGSTLIADPHVRQAYLGG
- a CDS encoding Rieske (2Fe-2S) protein, with the protein product MCAKPISAAEAGTWVPACRIEALAGRTIVPVRVAGRHLLLVQDGGVLFATERACPHEGADLALGHCARGRLFCPRHQAWFTLQDGTVSPGWDFRRLRTFATRCVGTRVDVLMDGLGPPLGEGPS
- a CDS encoding methyl-accepting chemotaxis protein — protein: MSRSIKAALIAPTLGLSAFLLLSNGQRSLESWNDVQISNAAQEFDTGANKFVAGLYEVLLERLDTNNGLQAPEPAGPEVLSEVARHRAAASQNFDAGLATLEGLDFPNKTVLLQNLRTALDTANQARRQADAALKLPRDRRDEVLRKTFIATITASVNASLKVWFAALHNASAGDPDLARLAVLKELGWRMRDISGSERSVIASAISAGTAIPADRIAENAASRTRVDLLWQQLENLSAGAATHPAIKQAMVGAKAGYFTGFRTLADQMRKISDEGGKYPMTAPQWVDTTTPQIGSLLQVMYGAGQASEMHTESLRQNAFSSLALHLSFFVLGLLAALGAIAVVIRRVVQPLSSMTQAVERLSAGDTDVIIPCTDRKDEIGAIAGAVQVFKAALIERGHREEQKASEASAAAHKSEHAFALIQAFETKVGGLVQALATSATKLEATAGSMSATAEQTNRQSDVVAASADETSSSVQAVATATEELAASANEIGTRIAHSSSIAARALDAARQTDETVQALARSAQKIGDVAGMISGIAGQTNLLALNATIEAARAGEAGRGFAVVAAEVKELANQTARATEEITSQITQIRSATDLAVHAIRSISTTIEEVHQISTTVSAAAEEQQAATQEIARTVTQAARGTQGVSQNIAGVREAATQTGSAAAMVLSAAGELADGSSELSAEVEAFLSRFRAA
- a CDS encoding HD domain-containing protein, which produces MLAADLDTSLHARFDALWARTVGTPGAAAWPALDAGYGAPERHYHGWPHVAALLAGHDAVREEPDFAGLDADAIDLAIVFHDAVYDTARADNEARSADLLRAQAGPAAAEARICAAAAMIRATAAHGPSADPATRLLLDLDLAVLGAPPAAYAAYAAAIRREYAAVPEAAWRVGRAGILDRFLARSRLYQTDLFHDRLEAAARTNLAAEVDALRAGPT